From the Phyllopteryx taeniolatus isolate TA_2022b chromosome 16, UOR_Ptae_1.2, whole genome shotgun sequence genome, one window contains:
- the ubtf gene encoding nucleolar transcription factor 1 isoform X1, translating to MNGDMEATSQHQVWAQDDLLQLLESMKLALPQKDLTKYKTSESHLDWQKVAFNSYTAEMCKLKWQEVSKEIRKFRTLTELIFDAQDYIKNPYKGKKIKKHPDFPKKPLTPYFRFFMEKRAKYAKLHPEMSNLDLTKILSKKYRELPDKKKKKYVEDFLRDKEVFVHSMMRFREEHPDLMESMTKKGSNVPEKAKTPQQLWYNHEKKAFLKGHPDATTKDIKDCLGKQWTQLSDKKRLKWIAKSLEQQKQYEETMRQYIQQHPEMNLTQGDIVRSTLTKAERHLKDKSDGRPDKSPPNGYSMFCAELMSSMKDVPSTERMVMCSQRWKLLKQNEKDAYQKRCEQRKKEYEIEMNRFLSSLSEAEQQRVLSEEKVGPKRGNVANSPASKKKNSKAKANPEKPKRPISAMFIFSEEKRPKLHQERPDLSDSELTRMLARMWNELPDKKKEKYKRLEAVLKAESEKKEDRSLPDPPKTAQDIWQHSVIGDYLAKFKNDRPKAQKAMEATWSTMEKKEKIMWIKKAAEDQKRYEVRRRCAGLSLVAASDATATHHHFVCGPQRDLCEMRSPVATAVASGKKMKFEGEPKKPPSNGYQKFSQEMLSNGELNHLPMKERMTEIGSRWQRLPLKDKDRYKKIAEEMQRQYKVLLEQWLASVSSQVRNSYKEYNSQKRKTPVKSGGPKAKVKKSDTEEDDDDDDDDDDDDDDDEKDRASSEAASSSEDDDDDKDDDEDDVDDKENKSEDSSSESNSDGSSDSDSD from the exons ATGAATGGAGACATGGAGGCAACATCCCAACACCAAG TGTGGGCGCAGGATGACCTCCTCCAGTTGCTGGAGTCCATGAAGTTGGCACTGCCGCAGAAGGACCTGACCAAGTACAAGACTTCAGAGTCCCACCTGGACTGGCAGAAGGTGGCCTTTAACTCCTACACGGCTGAGATGTGCAAGCTGAAGTGGCAGGAGGTCTCCAAAGAG ATCCGTAAATTCCGGACCCTCACAGAGCTGATATTTGATGCTCAGGACTACATCAAGAACCCATATAAAGGGAAGAAAATAAAG AAACATCCAGATTTCCCCAAGAAGCCCCTGACGCCCTACTTCCGCTTCTTCATGGAAAAGCGGGCCAAGTACGCAAAGTTGCATCCAGAAATGAGTAACTTGGATCTGACCAAGATCTTGTCCAAGAAGTACCGTGAACTCCCggacaaaaaaaag AAAAAATATGTGGAGGACTTCTTAAGGGACAAAGAGGTGTTTGTGCACAGCATGATGAGGTTCAG GGAAGAACACCCGGATCTTATGGAGAGCATGACCAAGAAAGGCTCAAATGTTCCAGAGAAAGCCAAAACGCCCCAGCAGCTGTGGTACAACCACGAAAAGAAGGCTTTTCTCAAAGGCCACCCAGAC GCCACCACCAAGGACATCAAGGACTGCCTCGGCAAACAATGGACGCAGTTGTCGGACAAGAAAAGACTCAAGTGGATCGCCAAGTCCCTGGAACAGCAGAAGCAGTACGAG GAAACAATGCGCCAGTACATCCAACAACATCCCGAGATGAACCTGACGCAGGGTGACATTGTCAGGTCCACGCTTACCAAAGCCGAGAGGCACCTGAAAGACAAATCTGACGGGCGTCCTGACAAATCTCCACC gaACGGTTACTCCATGTTCTGCGCTGAGCTGATGTCCAGCATGAAGGACGTGCCCAGCACAGAGCGCATGGTGATGTGCAGCCAGCGCTGGAAGCTGCTCAAGCAGAACGAGAAGGACGCATACCAGAAGCGCTGCGAACAG AGGAAGAAGGAGTATGAAATTGAGATGAACAGATTCCTCAGC AGTTTGTCTGAGGCGGAGCAGCAGAGAGTCCTGTCCGAGGAGAAGGTGGGCCCTAAGAGGGGAAACGTGGCCAACAGCCCCGCGTCCAAAAAGAAGAACTCCAAAGCTAAG GCCAACCCGGAGAAACCCAAGCGGCCCATCTCGGCCATGTTCATTTTCTCTGAGGAGAAGCGTCCCAAGCTGCACCAGGAACGTCCGGATCTCTCTGACAGTGAGCTTACGCGGATGCTGGCGCGCATGTGGAACGAGCTGCCGGACAAGAAGAAG GAAAAGTACAAACGACTGGAGGCGGTCCTGAAGGCCGAGTCAGAGAAGAAGGAGGACCGCAGTCTGCCCGACCCGCCCAAGACTGCGCAGGACATCTGGCAGCACAGTGTCATCGGAGACTACCTGGCCAAATTTAAG AATGACCGTCCCAAGGCTCAGAAGGCGATGGAGGCTACATGGAGCACCATGGAGAAGAAGGAAAAGATCATGTGGattaaaaaggcagcagaagACCAGAAAAGATATGAGGTGAGACGGCGGTGCGCTGGCCTCAGCCTGGTCGCAGCTTCTGATGCGACGGCCACTCACCACCATTTTGTCTGTGGTCCACAGAGAGACCTGTGCGAAATGCGTTCGCCCGTCGCCACCGCCGTGGCCTCAGGGAAGAAGATGAAGTTCGAGGGTGAACCCAAGAAGCCCCCATC AAACGGGTACCAGAAGTTCTCTCAGGAGATGCTGTCCAACGGCGAGCTCAACCACCTGCCCATGAAGGAGAGGATGACGGAGATCGGCAGCCGCTGGCAGAGGCTGCCTCTTAAGGACAAGGACCGCTACAAAAAGATTGCTGAAGAGATGCAGAGGCAGTACAAAGTGCTGCTAGAGCAATGGCTGGCT AGCGTATCTTCTCAAGTCAGGAACTCCTACAAAGAGTACAACTCTCAG AAGAGGAAAACCCCAGTGAAATCAGGAGGCCCCAAGGCAAAAGTCAAGAAATCC GACACTGAAgaggatgacgacgacgatgatgatgacgacgatgatgatgacgatgatgaaaaGGACAGGGCTTCCTCTGAAGCGGCCTCTTCCAGTGaagatgacgatgatgac AAGGACGATGATGAGGACGATGTGGACGACAAGGAGAACAAGTCCGAAGACAGCAGCAGCGAGTCCAACTCGGACGGCTCGTCAGACTCGGACTCTGACTGA
- the ubtf gene encoding nucleolar transcription factor 1 isoform X2, whose product MNGDMEATSQHQVWAQDDLLQLLESMKLALPQKDLTKYKTSESHLDWQKVAFNSYTAEMCKLKWQEVSKEIRKFRTLTELIFDAQDYIKNPYKGKKIKKHPDFPKKPLTPYFRFFMEKRAKYAKLHPEMSNLDLTKILSKKYRELPDKKKKKYVEDFLRDKEVFVHSMMRFREEHPDLMESMTKKGSNVPEKAKTPQQLWYNHEKKAFLKGHPDATTKDIKDCLGKQWTQLSDKKRLKWIAKSLEQQKQYEETMRQYIQQHPEMNLTQGDIVRSTLTKAERHLKDKSDGRPDKSPPNGYSMFCAELMSSMKDVPSTERMVMCSQRWKLLKQNEKDAYQKRCEQRKKEYEIEMNRFLSSLSEAEQQRVLSEEKVGPKRGNVANSPASKKKNSKAKANPEKPKRPISAMFIFSEEKRPKLHQERPDLSDSELTRMLARMWNELPDKKKEKYKRLEAVLKAESEKKEDRSLPDPPKTAQDIWQHSVIGDYLAKFKNDRPKAQKAMEATWSTMEKKEKIMWIKKAAEDQKRYEVRRRCAGLSLVAASDATATHHHFVCGPQRDLCEMRSPVATAVASGKKMKFEGEPKKPPSNGYQKFSQEMLSNGELNHLPMKERMTEIGSRWQRLPLKDKDRYKKIAEEMQRQYKVLLEQWLASVSSQVRNSYKEYNSQKRKTPVKSGGPKAKVKKSDTEEDDDDDDDDDDDDDDDEKDRASSEAASSSEDDDDDDDDEDDVDDKENKSEDSSSESNSDGSSDSDSD is encoded by the exons ATGAATGGAGACATGGAGGCAACATCCCAACACCAAG TGTGGGCGCAGGATGACCTCCTCCAGTTGCTGGAGTCCATGAAGTTGGCACTGCCGCAGAAGGACCTGACCAAGTACAAGACTTCAGAGTCCCACCTGGACTGGCAGAAGGTGGCCTTTAACTCCTACACGGCTGAGATGTGCAAGCTGAAGTGGCAGGAGGTCTCCAAAGAG ATCCGTAAATTCCGGACCCTCACAGAGCTGATATTTGATGCTCAGGACTACATCAAGAACCCATATAAAGGGAAGAAAATAAAG AAACATCCAGATTTCCCCAAGAAGCCCCTGACGCCCTACTTCCGCTTCTTCATGGAAAAGCGGGCCAAGTACGCAAAGTTGCATCCAGAAATGAGTAACTTGGATCTGACCAAGATCTTGTCCAAGAAGTACCGTGAACTCCCggacaaaaaaaag AAAAAATATGTGGAGGACTTCTTAAGGGACAAAGAGGTGTTTGTGCACAGCATGATGAGGTTCAG GGAAGAACACCCGGATCTTATGGAGAGCATGACCAAGAAAGGCTCAAATGTTCCAGAGAAAGCCAAAACGCCCCAGCAGCTGTGGTACAACCACGAAAAGAAGGCTTTTCTCAAAGGCCACCCAGAC GCCACCACCAAGGACATCAAGGACTGCCTCGGCAAACAATGGACGCAGTTGTCGGACAAGAAAAGACTCAAGTGGATCGCCAAGTCCCTGGAACAGCAGAAGCAGTACGAG GAAACAATGCGCCAGTACATCCAACAACATCCCGAGATGAACCTGACGCAGGGTGACATTGTCAGGTCCACGCTTACCAAAGCCGAGAGGCACCTGAAAGACAAATCTGACGGGCGTCCTGACAAATCTCCACC gaACGGTTACTCCATGTTCTGCGCTGAGCTGATGTCCAGCATGAAGGACGTGCCCAGCACAGAGCGCATGGTGATGTGCAGCCAGCGCTGGAAGCTGCTCAAGCAGAACGAGAAGGACGCATACCAGAAGCGCTGCGAACAG AGGAAGAAGGAGTATGAAATTGAGATGAACAGATTCCTCAGC AGTTTGTCTGAGGCGGAGCAGCAGAGAGTCCTGTCCGAGGAGAAGGTGGGCCCTAAGAGGGGAAACGTGGCCAACAGCCCCGCGTCCAAAAAGAAGAACTCCAAAGCTAAG GCCAACCCGGAGAAACCCAAGCGGCCCATCTCGGCCATGTTCATTTTCTCTGAGGAGAAGCGTCCCAAGCTGCACCAGGAACGTCCGGATCTCTCTGACAGTGAGCTTACGCGGATGCTGGCGCGCATGTGGAACGAGCTGCCGGACAAGAAGAAG GAAAAGTACAAACGACTGGAGGCGGTCCTGAAGGCCGAGTCAGAGAAGAAGGAGGACCGCAGTCTGCCCGACCCGCCCAAGACTGCGCAGGACATCTGGCAGCACAGTGTCATCGGAGACTACCTGGCCAAATTTAAG AATGACCGTCCCAAGGCTCAGAAGGCGATGGAGGCTACATGGAGCACCATGGAGAAGAAGGAAAAGATCATGTGGattaaaaaggcagcagaagACCAGAAAAGATATGAGGTGAGACGGCGGTGCGCTGGCCTCAGCCTGGTCGCAGCTTCTGATGCGACGGCCACTCACCACCATTTTGTCTGTGGTCCACAGAGAGACCTGTGCGAAATGCGTTCGCCCGTCGCCACCGCCGTGGCCTCAGGGAAGAAGATGAAGTTCGAGGGTGAACCCAAGAAGCCCCCATC AAACGGGTACCAGAAGTTCTCTCAGGAGATGCTGTCCAACGGCGAGCTCAACCACCTGCCCATGAAGGAGAGGATGACGGAGATCGGCAGCCGCTGGCAGAGGCTGCCTCTTAAGGACAAGGACCGCTACAAAAAGATTGCTGAAGAGATGCAGAGGCAGTACAAAGTGCTGCTAGAGCAATGGCTGGCT AGCGTATCTTCTCAAGTCAGGAACTCCTACAAAGAGTACAACTCTCAG AAGAGGAAAACCCCAGTGAAATCAGGAGGCCCCAAGGCAAAAGTCAAGAAATCC GACACTGAAgaggatgacgacgacgatgatgatgacgacgatgatgatgacgatgatgaaaaGGACAGGGCTTCCTCTGAAGCGGCCTCTTCCAGTGaagatgacgatgatgac GACGATGATGAGGACGATGTGGACGACAAGGAGAACAAGTCCGAAGACAGCAGCAGCGAGTCCAACTCGGACGGCTCGTCAGACTCGGACTCTGACTGA
- the ubtf gene encoding nucleolar transcription factor 1 isoform X3, protein MNGDMEATSQHQVWAQDDLLQLLESMKLALPQKDLTKYKTSESHLDWQKVAFNSYTAEMCKLKWQEVSKEIRKFRTLTELIFDAQDYIKNPYKGKKIKKHPDFPKKPLTPYFRFFMEKRAKYAKLHPEMSNLDLTKILSKKYRELPDKKKKKYVEDFLRDKEVFVHSMMRFREEHPDLMESMTKKGSNVPEKAKTPQQLWYNHEKKAFLKGHPDATTKDIKDCLGKQWTQLSDKKRLKWIAKSLEQQKQYEETMRQYIQQHPEMNLTQGDIVRSTLTKAERHLKDKSDGRPDKSPPNGYSMFCAELMSSMKDVPSTERMVMCSQRWKLLKQNEKDAYQKRCEQRKKEYEIEMNRFLSSLSEAEQQRVLSEEKVGPKRGNVANSPASKKKNSKAKANPEKPKRPISAMFIFSEEKRPKLHQERPDLSDSELTRMLARMWNELPDKKKEKYKRLEAVLKAESEKKEDRSLPDPPKTAQDIWQHSVIGDYLAKFKNDRPKAQKAMEATWSTMEKKEKIMWIKKAAEDQKRYERDLCEMRSPVATAVASGKKMKFEGEPKKPPSNGYQKFSQEMLSNGELNHLPMKERMTEIGSRWQRLPLKDKDRYKKIAEEMQRQYKVLLEQWLASVSSQVRNSYKEYNSQKRKTPVKSGGPKAKVKKSDTEEDDDDDDDDDDDDDDDEKDRASSEAASSSEDDDDDKDDDEDDVDDKENKSEDSSSESNSDGSSDSDSD, encoded by the exons ATGAATGGAGACATGGAGGCAACATCCCAACACCAAG TGTGGGCGCAGGATGACCTCCTCCAGTTGCTGGAGTCCATGAAGTTGGCACTGCCGCAGAAGGACCTGACCAAGTACAAGACTTCAGAGTCCCACCTGGACTGGCAGAAGGTGGCCTTTAACTCCTACACGGCTGAGATGTGCAAGCTGAAGTGGCAGGAGGTCTCCAAAGAG ATCCGTAAATTCCGGACCCTCACAGAGCTGATATTTGATGCTCAGGACTACATCAAGAACCCATATAAAGGGAAGAAAATAAAG AAACATCCAGATTTCCCCAAGAAGCCCCTGACGCCCTACTTCCGCTTCTTCATGGAAAAGCGGGCCAAGTACGCAAAGTTGCATCCAGAAATGAGTAACTTGGATCTGACCAAGATCTTGTCCAAGAAGTACCGTGAACTCCCggacaaaaaaaag AAAAAATATGTGGAGGACTTCTTAAGGGACAAAGAGGTGTTTGTGCACAGCATGATGAGGTTCAG GGAAGAACACCCGGATCTTATGGAGAGCATGACCAAGAAAGGCTCAAATGTTCCAGAGAAAGCCAAAACGCCCCAGCAGCTGTGGTACAACCACGAAAAGAAGGCTTTTCTCAAAGGCCACCCAGAC GCCACCACCAAGGACATCAAGGACTGCCTCGGCAAACAATGGACGCAGTTGTCGGACAAGAAAAGACTCAAGTGGATCGCCAAGTCCCTGGAACAGCAGAAGCAGTACGAG GAAACAATGCGCCAGTACATCCAACAACATCCCGAGATGAACCTGACGCAGGGTGACATTGTCAGGTCCACGCTTACCAAAGCCGAGAGGCACCTGAAAGACAAATCTGACGGGCGTCCTGACAAATCTCCACC gaACGGTTACTCCATGTTCTGCGCTGAGCTGATGTCCAGCATGAAGGACGTGCCCAGCACAGAGCGCATGGTGATGTGCAGCCAGCGCTGGAAGCTGCTCAAGCAGAACGAGAAGGACGCATACCAGAAGCGCTGCGAACAG AGGAAGAAGGAGTATGAAATTGAGATGAACAGATTCCTCAGC AGTTTGTCTGAGGCGGAGCAGCAGAGAGTCCTGTCCGAGGAGAAGGTGGGCCCTAAGAGGGGAAACGTGGCCAACAGCCCCGCGTCCAAAAAGAAGAACTCCAAAGCTAAG GCCAACCCGGAGAAACCCAAGCGGCCCATCTCGGCCATGTTCATTTTCTCTGAGGAGAAGCGTCCCAAGCTGCACCAGGAACGTCCGGATCTCTCTGACAGTGAGCTTACGCGGATGCTGGCGCGCATGTGGAACGAGCTGCCGGACAAGAAGAAG GAAAAGTACAAACGACTGGAGGCGGTCCTGAAGGCCGAGTCAGAGAAGAAGGAGGACCGCAGTCTGCCCGACCCGCCCAAGACTGCGCAGGACATCTGGCAGCACAGTGTCATCGGAGACTACCTGGCCAAATTTAAG AATGACCGTCCCAAGGCTCAGAAGGCGATGGAGGCTACATGGAGCACCATGGAGAAGAAGGAAAAGATCATGTGGattaaaaaggcagcagaagACCAGAAAAGATATGAG AGAGACCTGTGCGAAATGCGTTCGCCCGTCGCCACCGCCGTGGCCTCAGGGAAGAAGATGAAGTTCGAGGGTGAACCCAAGAAGCCCCCATC AAACGGGTACCAGAAGTTCTCTCAGGAGATGCTGTCCAACGGCGAGCTCAACCACCTGCCCATGAAGGAGAGGATGACGGAGATCGGCAGCCGCTGGCAGAGGCTGCCTCTTAAGGACAAGGACCGCTACAAAAAGATTGCTGAAGAGATGCAGAGGCAGTACAAAGTGCTGCTAGAGCAATGGCTGGCT AGCGTATCTTCTCAAGTCAGGAACTCCTACAAAGAGTACAACTCTCAG AAGAGGAAAACCCCAGTGAAATCAGGAGGCCCCAAGGCAAAAGTCAAGAAATCC GACACTGAAgaggatgacgacgacgatgatgatgacgacgatgatgatgacgatgatgaaaaGGACAGGGCTTCCTCTGAAGCGGCCTCTTCCAGTGaagatgacgatgatgac AAGGACGATGATGAGGACGATGTGGACGACAAGGAGAACAAGTCCGAAGACAGCAGCAGCGAGTCCAACTCGGACGGCTCGTCAGACTCGGACTCTGACTGA
- the ubtf gene encoding nucleolar transcription factor 1 isoform X4: MMRFREEHPDLMESMTKKGSNVPEKAKTPQQLWYNHEKKAFLKGHPDATTKDIKDCLGKQWTQLSDKKRLKWIAKSLEQQKQYEETMRQYIQQHPEMNLTQGDIVRSTLTKAERHLKDKSDGRPDKSPPNGYSMFCAELMSSMKDVPSTERMVMCSQRWKLLKQNEKDAYQKRCEQRKKEYEIEMNRFLSSLSEAEQQRVLSEEKVGPKRGNVANSPASKKKNSKAKANPEKPKRPISAMFIFSEEKRPKLHQERPDLSDSELTRMLARMWNELPDKKKEKYKRLEAVLKAESEKKEDRSLPDPPKTAQDIWQHSVIGDYLAKFKNDRPKAQKAMEATWSTMEKKEKIMWIKKAAEDQKRYEVRRRCAGLSLVAASDATATHHHFVCGPQRDLCEMRSPVATAVASGKKMKFEGEPKKPPSNGYQKFSQEMLSNGELNHLPMKERMTEIGSRWQRLPLKDKDRYKKIAEEMQRQYKVLLEQWLASVSSQVRNSYKEYNSQKRKTPVKSGGPKAKVKKSDTEEDDDDDDDDDDDDDDDEKDRASSEAASSSEDDDDDKDDDEDDVDDKENKSEDSSSESNSDGSSDSDSD, translated from the exons ATGATGAGGTTCAG GGAAGAACACCCGGATCTTATGGAGAGCATGACCAAGAAAGGCTCAAATGTTCCAGAGAAAGCCAAAACGCCCCAGCAGCTGTGGTACAACCACGAAAAGAAGGCTTTTCTCAAAGGCCACCCAGAC GCCACCACCAAGGACATCAAGGACTGCCTCGGCAAACAATGGACGCAGTTGTCGGACAAGAAAAGACTCAAGTGGATCGCCAAGTCCCTGGAACAGCAGAAGCAGTACGAG GAAACAATGCGCCAGTACATCCAACAACATCCCGAGATGAACCTGACGCAGGGTGACATTGTCAGGTCCACGCTTACCAAAGCCGAGAGGCACCTGAAAGACAAATCTGACGGGCGTCCTGACAAATCTCCACC gaACGGTTACTCCATGTTCTGCGCTGAGCTGATGTCCAGCATGAAGGACGTGCCCAGCACAGAGCGCATGGTGATGTGCAGCCAGCGCTGGAAGCTGCTCAAGCAGAACGAGAAGGACGCATACCAGAAGCGCTGCGAACAG AGGAAGAAGGAGTATGAAATTGAGATGAACAGATTCCTCAGC AGTTTGTCTGAGGCGGAGCAGCAGAGAGTCCTGTCCGAGGAGAAGGTGGGCCCTAAGAGGGGAAACGTGGCCAACAGCCCCGCGTCCAAAAAGAAGAACTCCAAAGCTAAG GCCAACCCGGAGAAACCCAAGCGGCCCATCTCGGCCATGTTCATTTTCTCTGAGGAGAAGCGTCCCAAGCTGCACCAGGAACGTCCGGATCTCTCTGACAGTGAGCTTACGCGGATGCTGGCGCGCATGTGGAACGAGCTGCCGGACAAGAAGAAG GAAAAGTACAAACGACTGGAGGCGGTCCTGAAGGCCGAGTCAGAGAAGAAGGAGGACCGCAGTCTGCCCGACCCGCCCAAGACTGCGCAGGACATCTGGCAGCACAGTGTCATCGGAGACTACCTGGCCAAATTTAAG AATGACCGTCCCAAGGCTCAGAAGGCGATGGAGGCTACATGGAGCACCATGGAGAAGAAGGAAAAGATCATGTGGattaaaaaggcagcagaagACCAGAAAAGATATGAGGTGAGACGGCGGTGCGCTGGCCTCAGCCTGGTCGCAGCTTCTGATGCGACGGCCACTCACCACCATTTTGTCTGTGGTCCACAGAGAGACCTGTGCGAAATGCGTTCGCCCGTCGCCACCGCCGTGGCCTCAGGGAAGAAGATGAAGTTCGAGGGTGAACCCAAGAAGCCCCCATC AAACGGGTACCAGAAGTTCTCTCAGGAGATGCTGTCCAACGGCGAGCTCAACCACCTGCCCATGAAGGAGAGGATGACGGAGATCGGCAGCCGCTGGCAGAGGCTGCCTCTTAAGGACAAGGACCGCTACAAAAAGATTGCTGAAGAGATGCAGAGGCAGTACAAAGTGCTGCTAGAGCAATGGCTGGCT AGCGTATCTTCTCAAGTCAGGAACTCCTACAAAGAGTACAACTCTCAG AAGAGGAAAACCCCAGTGAAATCAGGAGGCCCCAAGGCAAAAGTCAAGAAATCC GACACTGAAgaggatgacgacgacgatgatgatgacgacgatgatgatgacgatgatgaaaaGGACAGGGCTTCCTCTGAAGCGGCCTCTTCCAGTGaagatgacgatgatgac AAGGACGATGATGAGGACGATGTGGACGACAAGGAGAACAAGTCCGAAGACAGCAGCAGCGAGTCCAACTCGGACGGCTCGTCAGACTCGGACTCTGACTGA